Proteins encoded together in one Amblyomma americanum isolate KBUSLIRL-KWMA chromosome 1, ASM5285725v1, whole genome shotgun sequence window:
- the LOC144115931 gene encoding large ribosomal subunit protein uL29-like: MSCLGFLQSRVVRKSIARVLTVIHQTQKANLRKFYRGKKYKPRDLRPKLTRAKRRELTPHEKRLHTRKLTRKLAAYPPRKFALKL; this comes from the exons atgtcatgccttggatttctgcagag CCGGGTGGTGCGAAAGTCCATTGCACGGGTGCTGACAGTCATCCACCAGACACAGAAGGCGAACCTGCGGAAGTTCTACCGGGGCAAGAAGTACAAGCCCAGGGACCTGCGGCCTAAGCTGACCCGTGCCAAGCGCCGTGAGCTGACGCCTCATGAGAAGCGGCTGCACACACGCAAGCTGACCCGCAAGCTGGCTGCCTACCCACCCCGCAAGTTTGCCCTCAAGCTGTGA